The proteins below are encoded in one region of Oncorhynchus tshawytscha isolate Ot180627B linkage group LG04, Otsh_v2.0, whole genome shotgun sequence:
- the LOC112249590 gene encoding CBY1-interacting BAR domain-containing protein 2-like, whose translation MNTIFTRDRQIKSMELTVSHAEKYLGQFCSLLASYTRKTGKLRDQADMLVRQLNDFSNTEDPELRTCLKNLAEDLAMVQDYRQAEIERLETKVVTPLKAYGDIVENKRADLKRFNADRDRALKELQKLEKLQQKDPSNRQRISQAEVNAQKATNDAHRSTRLLEETISDFQRQKLEDIKRIFTDFITVEMVFHAKALEVYTHTFQNLDSMDIDKDLELFTGRIRVSDSPLDNQTLLPSSMAHQPSPTLGSSLKHTAESAKKSRSSILQRQRGVEEEEEDEEEEYESEIEAQQSRQSYASQYTQILRQKN comes from the exons ATGAACACCATCTTTACAAG agacagacagataaagagcATGGAGCTGACAGTGAGCCATGCGGAGAAGTACCTGGGTCAGTTCTGCAGCCTGCTGGCCTCTTACACCAGGAAGACAGGCAAGCTGAGGGACCAGGCTGACATGCTGGTCAGACAGCTCAATGACTTCTCGAATACTGAGGACCCAGAGCTCCGTACCTGTCTGAAGAACCTGGCTGAAGACCTGGCCATGGTGCAGGACTACCGCCAGGCTgag ATAGAGAGGCTGGAGACCAAAGTCGTCACTCCCCTCAAAGCCTACGGAGATATTGTTGAAAACAAGAGA GCGGATCTGAAGAGGTTCAATGCTGATCGGGACAGAGCGCTGAAAGAGCTGCAGAAACTGGAGAAACTCCAGCAGAAGGATCCCTCCAATAGACAAAGAATT TCACAG GCAGAGGTGAATGCTCAGAAGGCAACCAATGATGCTCACCGCAGCACCAGACTACTGGAGGAGACCATCAGTGACTTCCAGAGACAGAAACTGGAGGACATCAAG AGGATCTTCACAGACTTCATCACAGTGGAGATGGTGTTCCATGCCAAGGCTCTTGAGGtctacacacacaccttccagaACCTGGACAGCATGGACATAGACAAAGACCTggag CTGTTCACTGGGAGGATCAGGGTGTCTGACAGCCCTCTGGACAACCAGACCCTGCTGCCCTCCTCTATGGCCCACCAGCCTAGTCCGACCCTGGGCTCCAGCCTCAAACACACTGCTGAATCAGCCAAGAAG TCCCGTAGCAGCATCCTACAGCGCcagaggggtgtagaggaggaggaggaggatgaagaggaggagtatGAGTCAGAGATAGAGGCTCAGCAGAGCAGGCAATCCTATGCCTCTCAATACACCCAAATACTCAGACAGAAGAACTGA